The stretch of DNA AACTTCACCGGAAGGAGTTAAAAGACGAATTCGCTCACAATGCAACCAACTAGCATTCGATACTTACTCGAACATGATTGAGTTAGCCCTGTTGGTAAACGAATATGCAGAAACACAAACATCTGCTGGTATCCCCGAACCGAAACAGTGGCGAGAATTCCTCAACAACCTCGAATGTGCTTTTGAGTGGATCGAACGTGAACATCCCACCCAAATCAATTCCAAACAACTAACTCTACTTTAACTGTTGTAGCAAAGTCCGACTCTTCATGTACAGCATCGGCTACGCCAAATTTTTGTGAAATTTATATCTATATAATAGTCATGGTCAGCGCAATCCAAGGCTCACTATTCGATCTACAAACAGTTTTGGACTACGGGCAGTCTATTGTCAGCGCGGGACAAGAACTAGCCAAACTATTAATTAACAACCAACCCATAACAACCAGAGCAATTCAATCACAGATGAATCGTTACTTCAACGGCACTGCGGCTGAGGGCAAGTGGTTGTGGAAGGATGCTTACGAAGCAGTGGAAGTTGCACTAATTCTCTACCTGCGACAAAAGGGAATACCAAAAAATCCCTTAGAACAATTGCAGATGCTTCAATCCCTTTGCCCCACGCATTCCCGGCGAAGTGAGGAGCAGTTGCAACTCCAGCAATTCTCGACTCCGCTACCGTTGGCGTACTTGGTGGCATTAGCGGGGCAAGTGACTAACAACGATTTAGTGCTTGAGCCAAGTGCTGGGACTGGAATTCTGGTTCAGTTCGCTAAACTGTACGGAGCAAGTTTGATGCTGAATGAATTGGCTGACGACAGAACCAAAATTCTGCGTCGGTTATTCCCTGGCACACCATTATTCTCCGTCAACGCGGAACAAATTAACGATTATTTAGCTGGTAAAACTCAGCCTTCAGTTGTGCTGATGAATCCGCCATTTTCGTCCTCTCCCAAAATCAGCGATCGCTCACCCGACGCAACACCCCGGCATATCAACTCAGCACTACAAAAGCTGTGCGACGGTGGGCGGTTGGTGGCTATCACTGCCAATTGGTTCTCTCCTCATAATCCCACTTGGCGCGAAACTTTTGTTAAGTGGCAAGAAAAAGCACGAGTTTTAATGTCGGTTGGGGTCAACGGGAAAGCTTACACCAAACATGGGACAACAATCGAAACCCGAATCACCGTCATTGATAAAGTCCCGGCATCTAACCCCGGCGACATTCCTTGCATTCGAGAAACCTTGGACTTGCCCGAAATATTGGCACTGCTACAGCAATTGCCTGGGCGATCTTCATGGCAACCCGCCCCTGTCAAAGTTGCTGCTACTGTGGCAAAGGTTGTTAAATTGCCCAAACGTAATACAGTTGCACAAACAGAACCCTCCGCAGAAATTCCCGATATAGTAGTTCTGGAATATGAGGTAGTGGAGTGGTCTGCCACCGATGGGTTGAAAGATACCCTCTATGAAACCTATCACCCACAACGAATCCGAATTAAGGATGCCCTACCCCATCCCTCATTGCTGTGTGAGAGCGCAGCACTGGCACTTGTCTCGCCCCCGGCTCCCACGTACAAACCACATCTGCCACAAAATATTGTCTCACAAGGCTTGTTATCAGAAGCACAGCTTGAAAGCGTTATTTACGCAGGTCAAGCTCACTCAGAATTCTTATATGGGTCTTATATTGTCGATGATTCGTGGGATAATGTGACTGTAGCAGCACAAAGCGAAGAAAATGCTGTTAAATTTCGTCGTGGCTGGTTCCTTGGTGATGGGACGGGTACGGGTAAGGGTAGACAGTGCGCTGGAATCATCCTCGACAACTGGTGTCAAGGCAGATGTAAAGCAATCTGGGTATCAAAAAGTTCTGCATTAATCGAAGATGCCCGTAGAGACTGGTGTGCTTTAGGTGGTACTGACAAAGACATAATCGACCTCTCAAACATCAAGCTGGGTGAGCCAATCGGTTTCACTCAAGGGATTTTGTTCTGCACTTACTCAACTCTACGCTCACAAAAGAATGGCAAAAGCAGACTTAAGCAAATCGTTGAGTGGGCTGGTGCTGATTTTGAGGGGGTAATAGCCTTTGACGAGTGCCATTCAATGGGTAACGCGATGGCAGTTGAGGGTACACTTGGTATGGTCGCAGCTTCCCAGCAGGGCATTGTTGGGCTGAGACTGCAAAATGCACTTGCCTTGGCACGGGTTGTTTACGTGTCGGCAACCGGAGCAACCAAAGTTTCAAACCTCTCTTATGCAAACCGTCTCGGACTCTGGCAGACTGGCGACTTCCCGTTTACCTCACGAGAGGATTTCGTAGAATCCATTGAGGGTGCTGGCATTGCGGCGATGGAAGTAGTTGCCAGGGATTTGAAGGCACTCGGTTTGTATTTGGCACGAAGTCTTTCGTTCGACGGCGTTGAGTATCAGACTCTCGAAATTGAATTAACGCCAGTCCAGGAAAGGATTTACAATAAATATTCCGATGCTTTCCAAGTTATTCATAATAATCTCAATAAAGCATTAGAGGCTTGTAACATCACTGGTGCTAAAACATATAATCGTGCTGCCAAAATGAGTGCGATGTCTCAGTTTGAGAGCCACAAACAACGGTTCTTTAACCATTTGCTCACCGAGATTAAATGCCCTACCCTGATCAAAGCTATTGAGAATGATTTAGCTCAAGGTCTTGCTGTTGTCATTCAAATCGTGTCCACCAACGAAGAACTGCTTAAGCGGCGGCTTGATGAGGTTCCCGCAGAAGAATGGAAGGATCTCAACCTTGATTTAACACCCCGTGAGTATGTTCTTGACTATTTAGTTAGTGCCTTTCCGATTCATCTTCATGAGATCCATTCCAGTGAAGATGGAACGGATCGCTCCGAGCCACTGTTTGACGCGGACGGTTCTCCGGTTATATCACAAGAAGCTGTAGGTTTACGTGATGCCCTGATCGATAGGTTAGCAAGCCTCGATCCAATTCCCGGAGCTTTAGAACAATTGTTGTGGCACTTCGGTCATAAACAAGTTGCTGAAGTGACTGGTCGTAGCAAACGGGTGTTGAAGGATGAATCTGGTCGCTTGTTTGTTGATTCACGGGGCAGTGGTGCCAATATTGCTGAAACTGCTGCATTTATGCAGGGGGATAAGCAAATCCTCATCTTTAGTGATGCTGGTGGTACTGGCAGAAGCTATCACGCCGATTTAAATGCTGTCAATCGTAGAAGGCGATCGCACTATCTGCTTGAAGCCGGTTGGAGAGCAGATAACGCAATTCAAGGGCTTGGGCGTTCTCATAGGACTAACCAAGCATCTGCACCAATCTTTAAACCTGTCACCACCAATGTCAGGGGTGAACGCAGATTCATCTCGACTATTGCCCGGCGGCTGGACAGCTTGGGCGCACTCACCAGAGGACAAAGACAAACTGGTGGTAACGGCTAGGGTGTTGACTTTGAGAGCTTGATGATGGTAGCTTCTCATGCAAGAACTATGTAACGAACTCAAAGTCAATGCAAGAGTTTAAAAGCCCAAGTAGTCGGTTGGCAAGGCTATTTCACAAGGGTCGAGACAATTGGAAACAGAGAGCCTTGGAAAAGCAAAAAAAACTGAGAGCATTAGAAATAAAAGTGAGAGATTTATCCGCATCAAGAGATTATTGGAAGAATCGAGCCAAAATTGCTGAAGAAAAACTACAAAAAGCAAACATAGAAACAGTCCAGGAAAAAAAAAGAGATTGACTCAAAAGAAGAATTAGTCGCCAAGGGGCATCATTATTCAGTCGAAACTATTCAGATTTCAGTGCAACAGGTTATAGAGTGTGGCAATAGTTATAGAGGAGTCGAGAAGACCTTTGATTTGTACAAAGAATTGTTTACACAGGAGACTCCCAGCTTTAGTAGTATTAGGAAATGGTTAGGGAGAATTGGTTTTTTTGAACTAACCAGAAAGAAAGAAATAAGAGATGACTGGATTTTTATTGTTGATTTAACTGTAGAATTAGGAACTGAAAAAGGACTGGTAATTTTAGGAGTTTCACAACAAAAGCTAGAAGAAGAAATCTTGCCGCTAAGAAGAGGATTACAGCATCAGGATGTTCAAATTCTGGCATTAGAAATTATGCATTCAACCAGAGGTGAACTCATCCAAGAGAAATTGACGGAAGTTAGCCTCAAATGTGGTTGTCCTCGACAAATAATTGCTGACCACGGAAGTGATATTCAAAAAGGAATTAAACTATATCAACAAAATCATCCTGATGTAATTTATACCTATGATGTAACTCATGCAATGGCTTTATTACTCAAGCATGAATTACATAGGTCGGATAAATACCAGTCTTTTATACAGCAATGTAGTCAATGTCGAAAACAACTGCAACAAACTGAACTATCTTTCTTATCTCCGCCCTCTCAACGCTCACAATGCCGTTACTTTAACTTAGAAAAACTCGTAAATTGGGCTTTATATCTGCTAAATTCACCATTAGATATTTTAAGAGATTTAGTACCAAATACAGAACCAGATATTTTATATAGTAAATTGAAAGAGAAATTTACATGGTTGGCTGCTTACCAAGACTCACTAATAAATTGGAAGCAAATGGTTCAAATAACACGCTTTGTAGAAACTCAAATTAAATTGTGTGGGCTAAATCAAGAAACTTTCAGCATAATACAACAACACTTAACAACGCTTGTGAATTATTCAGAAGAGTTTGCACAAAAAATTCTGAGCTATTTAACACAGGAACTTTCTTTTATTCAACCAGGACAAACATTATTAGCTACAACGGATGTCTTGGAATCGCTATTTGGAAAATACAAGCAATTTTCTTCTCGTTCTCCTTTTAAACAAATAGGTCAAATGTTTTTGAGTATTTGTTTATCAACTATGAATTTAACAACTACTCTTGTGAAAGAAGCATTAGAAACAGTCCGTTTTTTAGATGTTGAAGACTGGGCGGCTCAAGTTTTTGGTCAATCCATGCTCTCGAAAAGAAGAATTTTGTTTTCTGTCTCAACTGGCGACACAGAAATTGCATGATAAATTTTGAGGGTTTCTCCAACAAAATCAACACCCTAGGTAACGGCATCTTTGATACTAAGGATAACCTTGAATCTCAGTACGCCGAACATGCCCTGTATGGGTTGTTTAAGCAGATTTTCCAAGGTCGATTTTATGAAGTGCCTTTAGGAAAGTTCGAGCAGATGACAGGTTTATCGCTGACTTCCCACGAAGGCGGCATGAAGATCGATCTTCCCCCGCTGCGACAATTCCTTAATCGGCTGCTGGCTTTGAGGATTGATATGCAGAATGTGATTTTCGAGAGATTTGAGTTACTGCTGAGTCAACAGATTGAAGCAGCGATCGCGGCTGGTGTTTACGAGATGGGTGTGGAAACACTTCGAGCCGAGAAATTTACCGTTGAAAGCAGTGAAACTGTATACACTCATCCTGCCACTAGTAGCGTAACAAACTATCTCAAGATAGAACGTACTCAGAAGAACAACATCAAAACTGCTGACGAGATGCTGGAGTTTGCTGCCAAGTACCAGGGGCAACTTATGGTCAATGAAAAGTCTGGTCATGCTGCTGTGTCAATTCCAACACACAGTATCTTCGACGGTGACGGTGGTGTTATTCCACGGGTTTTGTTGGTGCGATCGCAAAAAGAAACCCGCGTGACAGTCGAACAATTGAATTCGTCTGCGTGGCGGCAGGTTTCGGCTGATGCGTTCGTCGCGGCGTGGTCAAAAGAAGTTGACGCACTGCCCTCCTTCACCACCGATTACCTGCATTTGGTGACAGGCATTCTGTTACCCATTTGGAAGATACTCCCACAATCCAGTAGTCGAGTATTTCGATTGCAAACCAGCGATGGCGCGAAAGTGCTTGGTCGGGTGGTATCGGCTCACGACATTCAAACCGTGCGAGAGCAACTTGGATTGAAGAATCAAATGCTTTCTCCAGCAGAACTTGTGAAGCTAGTGTTGGACGAGAAGTATTCACAACAACTACCCGGAGGAATCACGCTGCGGCGGTCTTTCATTGCTGGCGAACCTCGGATTGAACTGGTTGATGCTTTATCTTTAGCCGATCAACTTGTGGCTGTGGGTTGTTTCACCGAAATTATAAATTGGCGTAAGCGGGTGTTTATTCCGACGAGCGATAAAGCTGCCTCAATTTTGGCGGCGGTAATTGGCATTCTGGGATAAACCAGAAATCTTTCAACCACTCTAATTAGTAGAGTGGTTATCTTTTTATTAATTCTTCACATGACGATCAACGATGAGTGCTGCTGTCGTTGATATTGTGTTCTTCTTTAAATAATGAGCATCTAAATCATAGGGTGAACTAATTATTAATGTAGCTGCCAGTATTCCTTACTCTGTTCGCCAATGAATCTTGTTATGACATACAAAGTATTACTGTATCCATACTGTCCGTAGTGTTACGACTGCTGGAACTTGTCGTAAGCATTCTGGACTATGACCATAAAAGATTGCATCAAGCATCTGTTTTCCATCTTCGCTTTTTCATTGAATAGCGGATTCTTCATTTATTAAAAGATTAAATCAAAGTTTAACGAATTAATAATTATTTCTCTTTCCACCTCCAATACGGTTCGGTTAAAGGGGAAAGGCGAAGGGTGAAAGGGAAAGAAAAAACCTTTAACCCTTACCCTTTAACCTTTTCCCCAAATCTATTATTAGTTCAAAATTCTTATCCGAACCGTATTGCTTCCACCTCTATGTATTTTTGTAGATGAACTTCTGTATCTTATGTAACCAAAAATTTTATATACTTTAGAATTTTATTATAGATAATCTTTAAAGATAAAAATATAAAGCTTAAAAGAATTATTTTGTTAAATCTGGACAATAAAGTAGAAACAGGAGTTAATAAGTTATAGCTATTACTTCTTAAGCTTTTATGCCTAAGATTATTTTTAAATAAATTAAATCTATTTAAGTAATAATTTTATATTGTCATAAATTAATTTAACTTTTAACAAAAGTAATTTACATCTAAAAGATAGTTAAAAACTGTTTAATATTCAGCTTAACCTTATCTACAATATGCAATATGATAAAGCATCTACTTAAAAAACTAAAGCTGGGAGCAGCCCAAGTAGTCGCTGTAACAGTGGCATTAACAATAGCGTTGTTTATTCCTCAAATCTGGCTAAACTGGCAAGCATACTGGAATTTTAGTAATATTACTAAACATGAGTTTCAGTTACAGATATTAAGCGATAAAATTACTTATTTTGATGAAGTATTAACTATGTCTGCACGAATGAATGCTGCGACAGGAAATCCTAATTGGGAGCAGCGCTATCGACAATTTGAACCTCAACTTGATGCAGTAATTAAGGAATCTATTAAATTGCTTCCTACAGTATATCAAAATAAAGATACAGAAAAAATTGAGCAGGCTAATCAAAAGCTGGTTGCAATGGAGTATCAATCTTTTAATTTAGTTAAAAAAAATCAAAAAGAGGCAGCCCAAATTTTATTAGCAAGCCAAGAGTATCAAATTCAAAAGCATATTTATGCTAATGGTGTTGCCAAAAGAAATCTTAATATCACTTTAGCTTTACAGCAAAAAGTAAAAGAATATAAAAAAGGAATTTTTTGGGCATTTTCTATATCTGTTATAAGTCTATGTATCCTAATTCCTGCCTGGTTTTTAGTATTAATTTTATTACAAAAATATTTAGAAGCTAAAAAAATATCTCAAGCTGCTTTAGAAGAAGCTAATTCTAATTTAGAAATCCAAGTTGCTGCAAGAACAGAAAGAATAAATCAAAAAAATACTCAATTACAACAAACACTACAAGAGCTACAAAATGCTCAAATTCAACTTATTCAAAGTGAAAAGATGTCCTCTTTAGGGCAACTAGTTGCTGGTGTTGCTCATGAAATTAATAATCCAGTTAATTTTATTTATGGGAATTTAATGTATTGCAAAGAATATATTCAGCAATTAATAACTGTAATCAATTTATATCAACAAGAAGGTTTTTATCATCCAAAAATAGCTAAATTTATTAGTGAAATAGACCTAAGTTTTGTACTAGAGGATTTACCAAAACTTTTAGGCTCAATGGAAGTTGGTGCTGATCGTATTCGTGAGATTGTATTAACTTTACGCAACTTTTCACGTCTTGATGAGGCAGAAATGAAACCTGTTAACATCCATGAAGGAATTAATAGTACATTATTAATTTTACAGCATAATCTTAAAGGAAAGAATGGACAGCAAGAAATTAAAATTTTCAAAGATTATGGACGTTTACCTTTAGTGGAATGTTACGCAGGTAAACTAAACCAAGTATTTATGAATATTTTTAGTAATGCTATTGATGCTTTACGACAGCGAGAGAGAGAATGTTTAACATCGCACAACTCTAACTATACTAATTCTCTTAGTATTCGGACTGAAGTTCAAAATGAAACATATATAGTTATTAGTATTAAGGATAGTGGATTAGGAATACCAGAAGAAATAAAAGATAAAATATTTGATCCTTTCTTTACCACTAAGCCAGTAGGCAAAGGTACTGGTTTAGGATTATCTATTAGTTACCAAATTATAGTAGACAACCATAAAGGCAAAATCGAATGTCTTTCTTCACCTGGTAAAGGTACAGAATTTTTGATTCAAATTCCTATCAAACATAAAAGTCATTTTGAGTAAAAAATTAGAAATTAATATATTAATAAACAGCAATTAATAGATTATGCTTAATTTTAGCATATTCAAGTTTTCAGAATTTTAACATATATATAATAAATACAACATGACTTTTAATTTATCTGATAGTTTTCATCCTTATGTGTCTCATTTTAAACTAAAAGATGTTTATTCAGCAGTATTCGGGACACAAAATACAAAAATACCTTTTTTAATTTGGTTATTAGAAAACCCGGAAAGTCCTTTATCCTTACCAGGCAATATTTGCCTGCGCTATCATGATTATCTTCATATACTGTTGGGTCGAAATCTTTCATTTCAAGATGAAGCTTTTGTAATTGGATTTACTATGGGTAATGATTTAAACATTAAAAAAATCCATTTACTAATTTATAAATTTTTTGCTAAATTTGTTTACCCTTATCCTTATAGATTTTCTGATTTAGACTTGCTATTTTTTGATTTAGGTTTTCACTATGGTAAAAAAGTTAAAGTTAAATATATTAATCAAATGAACTTTGAACTTTATGAAAATGAATCTATAGCTTATGTCAGAAATTTAATCGGAATTA from Nostoc sp. HK-01 encodes:
- a CDS encoding integral membrane sensor signal transduction histidine kinase, with the translated sequence MIKHLLKKLKLGAAQVVAVTVALTIALFIPQIWLNWQAYWNFSNITKHEFQLQILSDKITYFDEVLTMSARMNAATGNPNWEQRYRQFEPQLDAVIKESIKLLPTVYQNKDTEKIEQANQKLVAMEYQSFNLVKKNQKEAAQILLASQEYQIQKHIYANGVAKRNLNITLALQQKVKEYKKGIFWAFSISVISLCILIPAWFLVLILLQKYLEAKKISQAALEEANSNLEIQVAARTERINQKNTQLQQTLQELQNAQIQLIQSEKMSSLGQLVAGVAHEINNPVNFIYGNLMYCKEYIQQLITVINLYQQEGFYHPKIAKFISEIDLSFVLEDLPKLLGSMEVGADRIREIVLTLRNFSRLDEAEMKPVNIHEGINSTLLILQHNLKGKNGQQEIKIFKDYGRLPLVECYAGKLNQVFMNIFSNAIDALRQRERECLTSHNSNYTNSLSIRTEVQNETYIVISIKDSGLGIPEEIKDKIFDPFFTTKPVGKGTGLGLSISYQIIVDNHKGKIECLSSPGKGTEFLIQIPIKHKSHFE